A genomic window from Nicotiana sylvestris chromosome 11, ASM39365v2, whole genome shotgun sequence includes:
- the LOC104231363 gene encoding uncharacterized protein isoform X2 gives MGRPGLRSCGVSAEYLCEQPKLDISDNIRLVQHISRSQNVDENYAEFLKFLYNYDINSQSYTNEHGHDGSADVVGDEADPQYQIFLANAKPDGKSYVLKVDSEDGVPVLIKYENECGCNHGCECLHRKKQKDMEMQKDPVDEKNLLSSIKSLGDVDAIFEPVDPISKRKLGIVSRKRSTEKQGASKRQGKSETKIRSGEEKMMEKGSKSVNVTGKEEASDVEEDYRLILENLQCKNWGLKALLRSGTVIEYEAVEDDVEILYNNSGTLNKINVRSKFRQKVMDLLKKPYDQNEYEELWSDVNAKKPVLKHMDLRNGKVKFYGTQKMGKSYLDHHEESHPQGIIHTLERR, from the exons ATGGGGCGGCCAGGATTGAGGAGCTGTGGTGTCTCGGCGGAGTATTTGTGTGAACAACCGAAATTAGATATTAGTGATAATATTCGTCTAGTGCAACATATTTCAAGATCACAGAATGTTGATGAAAATTATGCCGAGTTTTTAAAGTTTCTCTACAACTATGATATAAATTCTCAGTCATACACAAATGAACATGGACATGATGGCAGTGCTGATGTGGTTGGGGATGAAGCTGACCCGCAGTACCAGATATTTTTGGCTAATGCTAAGCCAGATGGAAAGTCATATGTGCTTAAAGTTGATTCAGAGGATGGCGTTCCTGTGCTCATAAAGTATGAAAACGAGTGTGGGTGTAATCATGGGTGTGAATGTTTGCATCGGAAAAAACAGAAGGATATGGAGATGCAAAAGGATCCCGTGGATGAGAAAAATTTGCTCAGTAGCATAAAATCCTTGGGAGACGTGGATGCAATATTTGAGCCTGTCGATCCTATTTCTAAGAGGAAACTTGGGATTGTGAGCCGGAAGCGTAGCACGGAAAAACAGGGTGCGTCCAAGCGGCAGGGCAAGTCGGAGACTAAGATAAGGTCAGGTGAGGAGAAGATGATGGAAAAAGGGAGTAAATCAGTTAATGTCACAGGCAAAGAAGAAGCATCTGATGTAGAGGAAGATTATAGGTTAATCCTGGAAAATCTTCAATGTAAGAATTGGGGCTTGAAAGCCTTGTTAAGAAGCGGTACCGTTATTGAATATGAAGCCGTGGAAGATGACGTCGAAATCCTTTACAACAATAGTGGTACACTCAACAAG ATAAATGTGCGGTCTAAGTTCAGGCAGAAAGTCATGGATCTTCTGAAGAAGCCTTACGATCAAAATGAGTATGAAGAACTATGGAGTGATGTTAATGCTAAAAAACCAGTGCTAAAGCATATGGACTTGCGTAATGGGAAAGTGAAATTTTATGGGACACAGAAAATGGGAAAGTCATATCTGGATCACCATGAAG